One Natronomonas moolapensis 8.8.11 genomic region harbors:
- a CDS encoding 4a-hydroxytetrahydrobiopterin dehydratase: MSDVLDDEAIEAGLPDGWTRDGDEIARTFEFDSYLEGVGFASGAAGIAEEAFHHPEMTIGWREVEVRLTTHDAGGITGKDLDLAARFDELAG; the protein is encoded by the coding sequence ATGAGTGACGTACTCGACGACGAGGCGATCGAGGCGGGACTTCCGGACGGATGGACACGCGACGGCGACGAGATCGCCCGGACCTTCGAGTTCGACTCCTATCTGGAGGGCGTCGGGTTCGCCTCCGGGGCGGCTGGCATCGCCGAGGAGGCGTTTCACCATCCCGAGATGACGATCGGCTGGCGCGAGGTCGAGGTCCGGTTGACGACCCACGACGCCGGCGGAATCACCGGGAAGGATCTCGACCTCGCGGCTCGGTTCGACGAGCTGGCCGGGTGA
- the pyrF gene encoding orotidine-5'-phosphate decarboxylase, with translation MVFFEALDARIEAADSVVSVGLDPDPARLPSFLDAELPRWAFNRRVIDATHEHAACYKPNAAFYEDPDGWRALAETIAYAHGKDVPVLLDAKRGDIGNTARQYASALNPDGLDADAITVNPYMGRDTLEPYLSRPEKGVFVLCRTSNSGGADFQKLDVGNDKPLYQYVAERCAAWDEHDNVGLVVGATAPEELERLRDAVDRPFLVPGVGAQGGDAEAAVEYGLAGGVGLVNSSRGIIFAGEGADDESAYFRAVGDAARKLKRRLNEFR, from the coding sequence ATGGTGTTCTTCGAGGCGCTCGATGCCCGGATCGAAGCGGCCGACAGCGTCGTCTCCGTCGGGCTCGACCCCGACCCGGCCCGTCTACCGTCGTTTCTCGACGCTGAGCTGCCGCGGTGGGCGTTCAATCGCCGGGTCATCGACGCGACGCACGAACACGCCGCCTGTTATAAACCGAACGCGGCGTTTTATGAGGACCCCGACGGCTGGCGCGCGCTGGCGGAGACGATCGCCTACGCCCACGGGAAGGACGTCCCCGTCCTGTTGGACGCAAAACGCGGCGACATCGGCAACACCGCCAGACAGTACGCGAGCGCGCTCAACCCCGACGGTCTCGACGCCGACGCGATCACCGTCAACCCGTATATGGGCCGGGACACGCTGGAGCCGTATCTGTCCCGCCCCGAGAAGGGCGTCTTCGTTCTCTGTCGGACCTCGAACAGCGGCGGAGCGGACTTCCAGAAGCTCGACGTCGGCAACGACAAGCCGCTGTATCAGTACGTCGCCGAACGGTGTGCGGCGTGGGACGAACACGACAACGTCGGGTTGGTCGTCGGCGCGACGGCACCGGAGGAGCTAGAGCGGCTACGCGATGCTGTCGACCGCCCGTTTCTCGTGCCCGGCGTCGGTGCCCAGGGCGGCGACGCCGAGGCGGCCGTCGAGTACGGCCTCGCCGGCGGCGTCGGGTTGGTGAACTCCTCGCGCGGGATCATTTTCGCCGGCGAGGGGGCCGACGACGAGAGCGCGTACTTCCGGGCCGTCGGAGACGCCGCAAGGAAACTCAAACGACGGCTCAACGAGTTCCGGTAG
- a CDS encoding chemotaxis protein CheC — protein sequence MSASECSVPLAPGWSVSFASECSVPFAFDRPGHWTASGGRGPIDPHARPMKIAINQLEEYNHLASDGARQAARALSQMIGVRMQHDVTGVSLVSDGALEDVFTGRRYVGVQVGLAGGLSGETVLIFDPDAAGRLRKRLESRGSTGTLAGGAFAELGNIMIGGFVDGWANHVGTQIDMTPPTYIEATGTRILPRMTRREASETGVFLFESRLEAVEYDLSVPIYLIPEYEEFVSLLEAQPSHLAVPAQKLAVFNGFADRSAERASGQIAQLTGLDTDVSVSQLRFLSFSDMSAAVGPGRYISVVFELTGLPSGFFIAMFSEASARRVADAMLPDGVDPGGDMTEEAIKELGNIVTSGFIDGWANTLESSIEHTPPELLRDSGADVVRSVQRRLSGNQEYAFTIDTAIEVDDREAEVRLYVLPNTRELTEALAALPPQRA from the coding sequence TTGTCCGCGTCCGAGTGCTCGGTCCCGCTCGCGCCCGGGTGGTCGGTCTCGTTCGCGTCCGAGTGCTCGGTCCCGTTCGCGTTCGACCGCCCAGGTCACTGGACCGCCTCGGGCGGGCGCGGCCCGATCGACCCACACGCACGACCCATGAAGATCGCCATCAACCAACTCGAAGAGTACAATCACCTCGCCTCCGACGGGGCCAGACAGGCGGCTAGGGCGCTCTCACAGATGATCGGCGTTCGGATGCAACACGACGTGACCGGCGTCAGCCTCGTCTCCGACGGGGCACTCGAGGACGTCTTCACCGGACGCCGCTACGTCGGCGTGCAGGTCGGCCTCGCCGGTGGGCTCTCCGGGGAGACCGTGTTGATTTTCGACCCGGACGCGGCCGGACGGCTCCGCAAGCGGCTCGAATCGCGGGGATCGACGGGGACCCTCGCCGGCGGGGCGTTCGCCGAACTCGGCAACATCATGATCGGCGGGTTCGTCGACGGCTGGGCGAACCACGTCGGCACGCAAATTGACATGACGCCGCCGACGTACATCGAGGCGACCGGCACCCGGATCCTCCCACGGATGACCCGCCGGGAGGCCTCCGAGACCGGCGTTTTCCTCTTCGAGAGCCGCCTCGAGGCGGTCGAGTACGACCTCTCGGTACCGATCTATCTGATCCCCGAGTACGAGGAGTTCGTCAGCTTGCTGGAGGCACAGCCGAGCCACCTGGCGGTGCCGGCCCAGAAACTCGCGGTGTTCAACGGGTTCGCCGACCGGAGCGCCGAGCGGGCGTCGGGACAGATCGCACAGCTGACCGGGCTCGACACCGACGTCTCGGTGAGCCAGCTTCGGTTCCTCTCGTTTTCCGATATGTCGGCCGCAGTCGGTCCCGGCCGGTACATCAGCGTCGTCTTCGAGTTGACCGGGCTGCCCAGCGGCTTTTTTATTGCGATGTTCAGCGAGGCGTCGGCCCGCCGCGTCGCCGACGCGATGCTCCCCGACGGCGTCGATCCCGGCGGAGATATGACCGAGGAGGCGATCAAGGAACTCGGCAACATCGTCACCAGCGGGTTCATCGACGGGTGGGCGAACACCCTCGAAAGCAGCATCGAACACACACCCCCGGAACTGCTCCGGGATTCGGGCGCGGACGTCGTCCGGAGCGTCCAGCGCCGCCTCTCCGGGAACCAGGAGTACGCCTTCACCATCGACACCGCCATCGAGGTCGACGACCGCGAGGCCGAGGTGCGGCTGTACGTCCTCCCGAACACCCGCGAACTCACCGAGGCGCTCGCCGCCCTGCCTCCACAGCGCGCGTAG
- a CDS encoding RNA-guided endonuclease InsQ/TnpB family protein, translated as MLEIHRTHRAKILNHSQVEDPLDRHGWSASKLWNVANYHSRQKWDDTGEIPDHSDLKDELKGHSKYKGLHSQSSQRVLEELAESFNSWYEKRKSDNRANPPGYRKKNYYDDHGNRVHEEHPRSTVTWKQNGIKHDTKNNRVRLSKGANHKEHPKAWEYILVEYETRPGVTVENLQQVRAVYDKAKRRWELHLVCKDEIETPTAPGNETAGIDLGICNFAAVAYSTEQADLYPGNRLKQDGYYFPKEIAKCDDSGGKEAPRLHAKWSERRTHFFHSLAKHIVETCIERGVGRINIGKLGGVREDDNGEAKNWGRHGNLDLHGWAFDRFSNILEYKAKVEGVEVVEVSERDTSKTCCVCGREDESQRVERGLYVCEPCDAAFNADVNGAENIRLELKQSNSESAPDLGGDRSTGWLAQPKVYLHDLSRGFQPRTEVVDCKP; from the coding sequence ATGCTGGAAATCCATCGAACCCACCGGGCGAAAATCCTCAACCACTCACAGGTAGAGGACCCGCTTGACCGGCACGGGTGGAGTGCCAGCAAACTCTGGAACGTCGCTAATTACCACTCTCGACAAAAGTGGGATGATACGGGTGAGATTCCAGACCACAGCGACCTCAAAGACGAGTTGAAAGGTCACTCAAAGTACAAGGGATTGCACTCGCAGTCCAGTCAGCGCGTTCTGGAGGAACTCGCTGAATCCTTCAACTCGTGGTACGAAAAGAGGAAGTCTGATAATCGAGCGAATCCGCCCGGCTACCGCAAGAAAAACTACTACGATGACCACGGCAACCGCGTCCACGAAGAACACCCGCGTAGCACGGTGACGTGGAAACAAAACGGCATCAAACACGACACGAAGAACAACCGTGTCCGTCTCTCAAAGGGCGCGAATCACAAGGAACACCCGAAAGCATGGGAGTACATCCTTGTCGAATACGAAACCCGTCCCGGCGTCACTGTTGAGAACTTACAACAGGTCAGAGCCGTCTACGACAAAGCAAAGAGGCGCTGGGAACTGCATCTCGTCTGTAAGGATGAAATCGAGACACCCACCGCACCCGGAAACGAGACAGCGGGTATCGACCTCGGCATCTGTAACTTCGCGGCAGTCGCATACAGCACTGAACAAGCCGACCTGTACCCCGGCAACCGGTTGAAACAGGACGGGTACTACTTCCCGAAAGAAATCGCCAAGTGCGACGACTCGGGTGGTAAAGAAGCGCCCCGTCTCCACGCGAAGTGGTCGGAGCGCCGCACCCACTTCTTCCACTCGTTAGCGAAACACATCGTTGAGACGTGTATCGAGCGTGGTGTTGGGCGTATCAACATCGGGAAGCTCGGTGGTGTCCGTGAAGACGACAACGGCGAGGCGAAGAACTGGGGGCGACACGGGAACCTCGACCTGCACGGCTGGGCGTTCGACAGGTTCTCGAACATCCTCGAATACAAGGCCAAAGTCGAGGGTGTCGAAGTCGTAGAGGTTTCAGAGCGCGACACGAGCAAGACGTGTTGCGTCTGCGGTAGAGAAGACGAGAGTCAGCGTGTCGAACGTGGCTTGTATGTCTGCGAGCCGTGTGACGCGGCGTTCAACGCTGACGTGAATGGGGCGGAGAACATCCGTCTCGAGTTGAAGCAAAGTAACTCCGAGTCTGCTCCCGATTTGGGTGGGGATAGGAGTACCGGCTGGTTGGCACAGCCCAAAGTCTACCTTCATGACCTCTCCCGAGGATTCCAACCTCGGACAGAGGTGGTGGACTGCAAACCCTAA
- a CDS encoding IS630-like element ISNamo15 family transposase (programmed frameshift), with amino-acid sequence MARLEKVSVEDLRQILAEVDEADAAKRIMAAITYKEIDDLTQTDAAELYGFSSSWASKWFTRLERLADEPFEEVVYDKPREGRPSELSDKEHDQFVEALHDSPGEVRYDAPAWSVPLARHYLSEEFGVEYCERHVRRLISEAGLSWKTARPEFYKSDERAQEAWQEGFKKKRDNLDDEYTILTIDQTRQVLSTLIYAWFPEGERPSLPVTGAWDSIKLLGAVSDSRETFFLPCAENFNSDTTIRLLDALQTEFGKKICVILDNASYFTANAVQEFVEDTPIELCYLPRGSPELNPAEECWRQLDQELGNRLFDTLDELRDAALCALNRITVPDVFTYLCP; translated from the exons ATGGCGAGGCTGGAGAAGGTCTCTGTCGAAGACCTCCGCCAGATCCTGGCGGAGGTCGATGAAGCCGACGCAGCAAAGCGGATTATGGCTGCGATTACCTACAAGGAGATCGACGATCTGACGCAGACAGACGCTGCCGAACTCTACGGATTTTCCAGTAGTTGGGCCTCAAAGTGGTTCACCCGACTCGAACGGCTCGCCGACGAGCCGTTCGAGGAGGTTGTCTATGATAAACCACGAGAAGGCAGGCCGTCCGAGCTTTCTGACAAAGAACACGACCAGTTCGTCGAGGCTCTTCACGACTCACCCGGAGAAGTCAGATACGACGCACCCGCGTGGTCTGTTCCATTGGCGCGTCACTATCTCTCCGAGGAGTTCGGTGTTGAGTACTGCGAACGTCACGTCCGACGACTGATCTCCGAGGCCGGGCTGTCCTGGAAGACAGCCCGGCCGGAGTTCTACAAATCCGACGAGAGAGCCCAAGAAGCCTGGCAGGAAGGGTTCA AAAAAAAGCGCGACAACTTGGACGATGAATACACGATCCTGACCATCGATCAGACGCGTCAGGTACTCTCGACGCTGATCTATGCGTGGTTTCCGGAAGGGGAGCGCCCGTCACTTCCGGTGACGGGCGCGTGGGATAGCATCAAGTTGCTCGGTGCAGTCAGCGATTCTAGGGAGACGTTCTTTCTGCCGTGTGCAGAGAACTTCAACAGCGACACGACGATTCGCTTGCTAGACGCACTCCAGACAGAGTTCGGCAAGAAAATCTGCGTCATCTTGGACAACGCGTCGTATTTCACGGCTAACGCAGTCCAGGAGTTCGTCGAAGACACGCCGATCGAACTATGCTACCTTCCGCGGGGTTCACCGGAGCTGAACCCCGCGGAAGAGTGCTGGCGACAACTCGATCAAGAACTTGGCAACCGTCTGTTCGACACACTCGACGAACTTCGTGATGCTGCGCTCTGTGCACTCAACCGGATTACCGTTCCAGATGTCTTTACGTACTTATGTCCGTGA
- a CDS encoding COX15/CtaA family protein → MDFRRLLLVTTVTTAITALIGVITATSGAGLTCEARWPLCDGAVFGLFPANFMSFIEWFHRLVAMVTGFLIVGSTITAWRGAGSRRVRFATLVALLLTPLQVVFGAFTVLVHEFVFGYSVLVLTLHFSLASLILGALVAATVWTYADGKAVSTTRIRQAGAVALLVFPMMVALTPRLFFSFGEVVQFSYYGLGFGLFSALVALALWSREIGFRGVSAAGGIAAVLVVAQLVVTRQAFGDAGQLLVVGLSFVAFALTLASVYRVRTVATGPSASPLASD, encoded by the coding sequence ATGGACTTCCGACGGCTACTGCTCGTGACGACGGTCACGACGGCGATCACCGCGCTCATCGGGGTCATCACCGCGACGAGTGGCGCCGGGCTCACCTGCGAGGCCCGGTGGCCGCTGTGTGACGGCGCCGTCTTCGGACTCTTTCCGGCGAACTTCATGTCGTTCATCGAGTGGTTTCACCGGCTCGTAGCGATGGTCACTGGCTTTTTGATCGTCGGATCGACGATCACCGCCTGGCGCGGCGCTGGCAGCCGGCGCGTCCGGTTCGCGACGCTCGTGGCGCTGCTTTTGACGCCGCTGCAAGTCGTCTTCGGCGCGTTCACCGTCCTCGTTCACGAGTTCGTGTTCGGCTACTCCGTGCTCGTGTTGACGCTCCACTTCAGTCTCGCGTCGCTCATTCTCGGGGCGCTCGTGGCGGCGACGGTGTGGACGTACGCCGACGGGAAAGCGGTCTCGACGACCCGAATCCGGCAGGCCGGTGCCGTTGCGTTGTTGGTGTTTCCGATGATGGTCGCGCTCACCCCGCGGCTGTTTTTCAGCTTCGGAGAGGTCGTCCAGTTCAGCTACTACGGGCTGGGGTTCGGACTGTTTTCGGCGCTGGTGGCACTCGCGCTGTGGAGCCGCGAGATCGGCTTCCGCGGCGTGTCGGCCGCCGGCGGCATCGCGGCAGTACTCGTCGTCGCCCAGCTCGTCGTGACGCGACAGGCGTTCGGCGACGCCGGACAGCTCCTCGTCGTCGGGCTCTCCTTCGTGGCGTTCGCGCTGACGCTCGCCTCGGTGTACCGCGTCCGGACGGTCGCGACAGGGCCGAGCGCGTCGCCGCTGGCGAGCGATTGA
- a CDS encoding NADP-dependent malic enzyme, with translation MGLDEDSLEYHRIDPPGKIEISTTKPTNTQRDLSLAYSPGVAAPCNEIAADPERAYTYTTKGNMVGVVSNGSAVLGLGDIGAQASKPVMEGKGVLFKRFADIDVFDIELDQDDPDDIVTSVAAMEPTFGGINLEDIKAPECFEIETRLREEMDVPVFHDDQHGTAIISGAALLNAAEVAGKSLENLDIVFSGAGASAIATARFYVSLGAAPDNITMCDSSGIITEDRAAAGDINEFKREFASSGAGGELADAMAGADVFVGLSVGGIVSEEMVRSMASDPIIFAMANPDPEIRYEAAKGAREDTVIMATGRSDYPNQVNNVLGFPFIFRGALDVRATEINEEMKVAAAEALADLAKQDVPDAVVKAYGDQPLQFGSEYIIPKPLDPRVLFEVAPAVAEAAVESGVARDDLDSEQYAERLEARLGKSREMMRVVLNKAKSDPKRLVLAEGDDEKMVRAAYQLVDQGIAEPILIGDREEIWAHTERLGLDFDPEIVDPEEGNLAPYADRLYELRRRKGVTRREADELIEDGNYLGSVMVEMGDADAMLTGLMHHYPSALRPPLSVVGTAEDSEYAAGVYMLTFKNRVVFVADATVNQAPDEDVLEEVTRQTADLARRFNVEPRAALLSYSDFGSVDNEGTQKPRQAARKLREDPEVEFPVDGEMQADTAVVEDMLEGTYGFSDLDEPANVLVFPNLEAGNIAYKLLQRLGGAEAIGPMLVGMDKPVHVLQRGDEVKDIVNLAGVAVVDAQSNAE, from the coding sequence ATGGGATTAGATGAAGATTCATTAGAGTATCACCGGATCGACCCGCCGGGGAAAATCGAGATTTCGACGACGAAGCCGACCAACACCCAGCGGGACCTCTCGTTGGCGTACTCGCCGGGGGTGGCCGCCCCCTGCAACGAGATCGCCGCCGATCCCGAACGGGCCTACACCTACACCACCAAGGGCAATATGGTGGGTGTGGTCTCGAACGGGTCCGCCGTGCTCGGGCTGGGCGACATCGGCGCCCAGGCCTCAAAACCCGTCATGGAAGGCAAAGGCGTCCTCTTCAAGCGCTTCGCCGACATCGACGTCTTCGACATCGAGTTGGATCAAGACGACCCGGACGACATCGTCACCTCCGTCGCGGCGATGGAGCCGACGTTCGGCGGAATCAACCTAGAGGACATCAAGGCCCCCGAGTGTTTCGAGATCGAAACGCGGCTCCGCGAGGAGATGGACGTCCCCGTGTTCCACGACGACCAACACGGCACCGCCATCATCTCCGGGGCGGCGCTTCTCAACGCGGCCGAGGTCGCCGGAAAGTCGCTCGAAAACCTCGATATCGTCTTCTCCGGCGCCGGCGCATCGGCCATCGCGACCGCCCGATTCTACGTCTCCTTGGGGGCCGCCCCCGACAACATCACGATGTGTGACTCTTCGGGGATCATCACCGAGGACCGCGCGGCGGCGGGCGATATAAACGAGTTCAAACGGGAGTTCGCGAGTTCGGGTGCGGGCGGCGAGTTGGCGGACGCGATGGCTGGCGCGGACGTGTTCGTGGGGCTGTCGGTAGGAGGGATCGTCTCGGAGGAGATGGTGCGGTCGATGGCGTCGGATCCGATCATCTTCGCGATGGCGAACCCGGACCCGGAGATCCGTTACGAGGCGGCCAAGGGCGCCCGCGAGGACACGGTGATCATGGCGACGGGCCGGTCGGACTACCCGAATCAGGTCAACAACGTCCTCGGATTCCCGTTCATCTTCCGGGGCGCCCTGGACGTCCGCGCCACCGAAATCAACGAGGAGATGAAAGTCGCCGCCGCCGAGGCGCTGGCGGACCTCGCCAAACAGGACGTCCCCGACGCCGTCGTCAAAGCCTACGGTGACCAGCCGCTGCAGTTCGGCTCCGAGTACATCATCCCCAAACCGCTCGACCCGCGCGTCCTCTTCGAGGTCGCCCCCGCCGTTGCGGAGGCGGCCGTCGAAAGCGGCGTCGCACGCGACGACCTCGATTCGGAGCAGTACGCCGAGCGCCTCGAGGCGCGGTTGGGGAAGTCCCGCGAGATGATGCGAGTGGTGTTGAACAAGGCCAAAAGCGACCCCAAGCGGCTCGTCCTCGCCGAGGGCGACGACGAAAAGATGGTCCGGGCCGCCTATCAGCTGGTCGACCAGGGGATCGCAGAACCGATCCTCATCGGCGACCGCGAGGAGATCTGGGCGCACACCGAACGGCTCGGTCTGGACTTCGATCCCGAGATCGTCGACCCCGAGGAGGGGAACCTCGCACCCTACGCCGACCGGCTCTACGAACTCCGACGACGCAAGGGCGTTACCCGACGCGAGGCCGACGAACTCATCGAGGACGGCAACTACCTCGGTAGCGTGATGGTGGAGATGGGCGACGCCGACGCTATGCTCACCGGGCTGATGCATCACTACCCCTCGGCGTTGCGGCCGCCGCTGTCGGTCGTCGGCACCGCCGAGGACTCCGAGTACGCGGCGGGGGTGTACATGCTGACGTTCAAAAACCGGGTGGTGTTCGTCGCCGACGCTACTGTCAACCAGGCCCCCGACGAGGACGTCCTCGAGGAGGTGACGAGACAGACGGCCGACCTCGCCCGCCGCTTCAACGTCGAACCGCGGGCGGCCCTTCTGTCGTACTCCGATTTCGGCAGCGTCGACAACGAAGGGACACAGAAACCACGACAGGCGGCCCGAAAGCTCCGAGAGGACCCCGAAGTCGAGTTCCCCGTCGACGGCGAGATGCAGGCCGACACCGCCGTCGTCGAGGACATGCTCGAGGGGACCTACGGGTTCTCCGACCTCGATGAGCCGGCGAACGTGTTGGTGTTTCCGAACCTCGAGGCGGGCAACATCGCGTACAAACTGCTGCAGCGGTTGGGCGGGGCCGAAGCCATCGGGCCGATGCTGGTCGGCATGGACAAACCCGTTCACGTCCTCCAGCGCGGCGACGAGGTCAAAGACATCGTCAACCTCGCCGGCGTCGCCGTCGTCGACGCCCAGTCCAACGCGGAGTAG
- a CDS encoding DUF2240 family protein: protein MSLRTAVAAPFREEGDTRMGESAFVVALSLDRDWFSPDQAKRLIDVAASEGLLRREDGTLEARFDPQETAVPDGFEPDESILRKRSTFERLLGTLVEAGEDKQEAVAAINGLQSDLAVTVEAAAALYAHRRGIDVSDLAGTARREL from the coding sequence ATGAGTCTCCGGACGGCTGTCGCCGCCCCGTTCCGTGAGGAAGGGGACACGCGGATGGGCGAGAGCGCGTTCGTCGTCGCGCTCTCGCTCGACCGCGATTGGTTCTCGCCGGATCAAGCAAAGCGGCTGATCGACGTCGCCGCCAGCGAGGGGCTGCTCCGGCGCGAGGACGGAACGCTCGAGGCTCGTTTCGATCCACAGGAGACGGCGGTCCCGGACGGGTTCGAGCCGGACGAGTCGATCCTACGGAAGCGTTCGACGTTCGAGCGTCTCCTCGGTACCCTCGTTGAGGCAGGCGAGGACAAACAAGAGGCGGTCGCGGCGATCAACGGCCTCCAGTCGGACCTCGCGGTCACCGTCGAAGCCGCCGCCGCCCTCTACGCCCACCGCCGGGGTATCGACGTCAGCGACCTCGCGGGCACCGCGCGGAGGGAACTGTAG
- a CDS encoding winged helix-turn-helix domain-containing protein — translation MADIESAVASLPPSAKLVYKTLQYEGAMTQAQLADASLLPQRTVRHALKKLESADVVEESVYLMDARKSNYHLADGDDSSAGPLAV, via the coding sequence ATGGCAGACATCGAATCAGCAGTTGCGTCGCTCCCACCGAGTGCCAAACTCGTATATAAGACTCTCCAGTACGAGGGCGCGATGACGCAGGCCCAACTCGCCGACGCGTCGTTGCTCCCACAGCGAACCGTCCGACACGCGCTGAAAAAACTCGAGTCGGCGGACGTCGTCGAGGAGTCGGTCTACCTCATGGACGCCCGGAAGTCGAACTACCACCTCGCTGACGGCGACGACTCCTCGGCCGGCCCGCTCGCGGTTTAA
- a CDS encoding HAD family hydrolase — protein MLTAVVFDLDDTLAVTDGDRSALLAAAADRAGVSLSFDREAYLDAHREHSGAESRLPVFGALVGSDAPALTRAYRETIGEALTPTEGAATVLETLRRRYRLGLLTDGPGRTQRDKLRRLGWTDAFDAVVVTGPIGAPKPDRRGFEAIADELGVDPGDAVYVGDDPERDVAGAVDAGFRTVQLRYPGGPEQHPDADATLRRSALAALPDVIEDRFGDVADDA, from the coding sequence GTGCTAACGGCCGTCGTCTTCGACCTCGACGACACGCTCGCGGTGACCGACGGCGACCGGTCCGCGCTGTTGGCGGCCGCCGCCGACCGGGCCGGCGTGTCGCTGTCGTTCGACCGCGAGGCGTATCTCGATGCCCACCGCGAACACAGCGGGGCCGAGAGTCGACTCCCCGTCTTCGGCGCGCTCGTCGGTTCGGATGCCCCGGCGCTGACCCGGGCGTACCGCGAGACGATCGGCGAGGCGCTCACTCCGACAGAGGGCGCGGCGACGGTTCTCGAGACGCTCCGGAGGCGATACCGCCTCGGGCTGTTGACCGACGGCCCCGGTCGCACCCAACGCGACAAGCTCCGGCGGTTGGGCTGGACAGACGCCTTCGACGCCGTCGTCGTCACCGGGCCGATCGGGGCCCCGAAACCGGATCGCCGGGGCTTCGAGGCGATCGCCGACGAACTCGGCGTCGACCCCGGCGACGCCGTCTACGTCGGCGACGATCCCGAACGCGATGTCGCAGGAGCTGTCGACGCGGGCTTCAGGACCGTCCAGCTGCGGTACCCGGGCGGCCCGGAGCAACATCCCGACGCCGACGCGACCCTCCGGCGCTCGGCGTTGGCCGCGCTACCCGACGTCATCGAGGACCGCTTTGGCGACGTCGCGGACGACGCGTAG
- a CDS encoding PLP-dependent cysteine synthase family protein, with the protein MKRGILDTIGSPLVQLESPPGSVVVAKLESKNPGGSAKDRPALAMVEAAEAAGDLEPGDRIVEPTSGNTGIGLSVVAAAKGYDITVVMPASKSPERRQLMAAYGADLELVEGTISDAKVRADELEAEAGMVQLGQFENPANPEAHYRTTGAEILEQVGERRIDALVAGIGTGGTITGTARRLLEAYPDMAVVGVEPETNAVLSGGAPGDDDFQGMGPGFVSPNLDRELLTDVETVGVEAAEAECRRLAREEGILAGQSSGGSLVAAKRVARRLAAARDVDPEQCPGPDNDIGILEDDPADPASIGGDCPLVVTVFWDSGERYMSTGMFE; encoded by the coding sequence ATGAAACGGGGCATCCTCGATACGATCGGGTCACCGCTGGTACAACTCGAATCGCCGCCCGGCTCCGTCGTTGTCGCCAAACTCGAATCGAAGAACCCCGGCGGGTCGGCGAAGGACCGCCCGGCGTTGGCGATGGTCGAAGCCGCCGAGGCGGCCGGCGACCTCGAGCCCGGCGATCGGATCGTCGAACCGACCTCCGGCAACACCGGCATCGGCCTCTCGGTCGTCGCCGCTGCGAAGGGCTACGACATCACCGTCGTGATGCCGGCGTCGAAGTCGCCGGAGCGCCGGCAGTTGATGGCCGCCTACGGCGCCGACCTGGAACTCGTCGAGGGGACCATCTCGGACGCGAAAGTGCGCGCGGACGAACTCGAGGCCGAGGCCGGGATGGTCCAACTCGGCCAGTTCGAGAACCCCGCCAACCCCGAGGCCCACTACCGAACGACCGGGGCCGAGATCCTCGAGCAGGTCGGCGAGCGGCGGATCGACGCCCTCGTCGCCGGGATCGGTACCGGCGGGACGATCACCGGGACCGCGAGACGGCTCCTCGAAGCGTATCCCGACATGGCGGTCGTCGGCGTCGAACCCGAGACGAACGCCGTCCTCTCGGGCGGCGCCCCCGGCGACGACGACTTCCAGGGGATGGGTCCCGGGTTCGTCTCGCCGAACCTCGATCGGGAGCTCCTGACCGACGTCGAGACCGTCGGTGTCGAGGCCGCCGAGGCCGAGTGCCGTCGCCTCGCCCGCGAGGAGGGTATCCTCGCCGGGCAGTCCTCCGGCGGATCGCTGGTCGCCGCAAAGCGCGTCGCCCGTCGCCTGGCCGCAGCGCGCGACGTCGACCCCGAGCAGTGTCCCGGTCCCGACAACGACATCGGCATCCTCGAGGACGACCCGGCGGACCCCGCGTCGATCGGCGGGGACTGCCCCCTCGTCGTCACCGTCTTTTGGGACTCCGGCGAACGCTACATGTCGACCGGAATGTTCGAGTGA